The Candidatus Woesearchaeota archaeon region TTGTGAGCTTCCTTGGGGGGGAAGGCGCAAAGATTGACATAAAAAAGAAGAATTTCAAGATAATGCTCGTTGGATTATATGCCTCGGGAAAAACCACTCAGGCAGGAAAGCTTGCAAGGTTTTTTCAGAAGAGAGGGCATAATGTTGCCCTAATTCAGACAGACACTTACAGGGCAGCAGGTTTTGAGCAGCTTTTCCAGCTTGGGAAAAGCATAGGCGTTCCTGTATTTGGAGACCCGAAAATCAAGGATTCCATTGCAATATACAAGAAATTTGAGCAGGAGCTTAAGAAATTTGATTTGGTGATTGTGGATACTGCAGGAAGGGATGCGCTCTCAAAAGAGCTTATTTCTGAGATAAAGGAGCTTTACAACTATGTGGCGCCTGATGAGAATCTCCTTGTGATAAGCGCAGACATCGGGCAGACAGCAAAGTTCCAGGCAGAGCAATTCCATGAGAACTGCAGGGTTACCGGCGTCATTGTCACAAAACTTGAGGGCACTGCAAAGGGCGGAGGGGCTCTCTCTGCCTGCGCTGCAACAGGAACTCCTGTGAAATTTGTGGGGATAGGAGAAAAAATTGAGGATATTGAGGAGTTCAATCCAAAGGGATTTGTCTCAAGGATGCTTGGAATGGGAGATTTGGAGGCTCTCCTTGAGAAGGCAAAGGAGGCAATATCTGAGAATGAGGCAGAGGACATGAAGAAGAAGCTCATGAAAGGCGACTTCAGCCTTCTTGACCTTTACGAGCAGATGCAGGCAGTGAGAAAGATGGGGCCTTTGAGCAGCATTATGAACATGATTCCGGGAATGGGGCAGATGTCAATTCCCAAGGAGATGATGAATGTTCAGGAGGATAAGCTCAAGGGCTGGCGCTTCATAATGGATTCCATGACAAGGGAGGAGCTTCTTGAGCCCGAAGTAATTGATGTTTCGAGGATTGAGAGGATTTCCAGGGGTTCAGGAGTCAGCATAAAGGGAATAAGAGAGCTTCTCAAGCAGTACAAGCAGAGCAGGAAGCTTGTCAAGATGCTGAAGGGCGGAAGCCCAAAGAGCATGGAGCAGATGGTTAAGAAGATGGGCGGAATGAAAGGGATGAAATTCAAATAATTTTTTCTTAAAAAATAAGAATTCACAAATTAAATTAATTTTTTAATATCGGAATAATAAAATAAATCTTTTTCTTACCAGTCTTCCTCTTCAGAGCCGCCTTCATCATCTCCAAAGTCATAGCCGGGCTCATCTGGCTCGGGGTAGTCTACTTCGGGCTGGTCGTCAAATGGGAATGGCTCGTCATGGGGCTTTGTTTCGTAAAACACTGCCTCTTCCTTCTTCTGCTTTATCTTGGTTTTGGGGGTTTTCTTTGCTGCTTTTTTCATCTGCTTAGCATGTTTTTGGGCTGTTTTTTTCATGCCCTTCTTTTTAGCAGGATGGGCTTTCGCTTTTTTCTTTACTGCCTTTTTTTTCTGCATAAAACCACCTCTCCCCTTCTCTAATAAGGAACGTATTTAAAATTTGCGCTTTTTTCAGCCATTTTTATGGATATTTTCGGCATTTTAGGGAGCGCGAAAGCTTTATAAATTTGACAGGGCTTTAGATTTGCACATGGTTATAAAAATCGAGCTTCCCCAGATTGAGGCAAGGCATAAGGCAACTGCCGTTTATAAGCCGCTTTATGAGATGCTTCACGACTGGTTCATGGAATACGGCTACAGCGGAAAGGGCGGCGAAGACAAGTACATGGAAACCCTTTATTCTGTTGAGGAAAATCCCGGCGGAGACACAATCCACATCTGGTGGCGGCTTTCAAAGAATATAAACAAGCAGATAAGGTATGTTTTCAATTTTGACTATCTGGGCGTTGCAGTTAATGATATTGAGGTTCAGTTTGAGAATAAGAAGATAAAGGCGCAGAAAGGCGAACTGACAATGTATATAAACGCAAGAATTGAGCTCGATTATGAAAATAAGTGGGATAAATCCCCTCTAATGAGATTCTTTCAGCTTTACCTCAGGACAAGAGCGCTTAAGGCAAACCTTGAGATGCACAAAAGGCTCCTTCAGGAAGAGGCATACAAGCTTGATGCGCTTATTAAGAGATATTTTGACATGTACCAGTTCACGCCGGAAAAGAAAACATTTGTCCCCAAATTCGGCTATGAATGAGCCAATTTGATTTTCTTTTTATTGCTTTAATCTTTGCCTGATAATTATCAAAAGTTTTAAAAACCCCTTAAAAATCCATCTCACATATTGCCTCCGTAGCTTAGTAGCTATAGCGACTGACTTGTAATCAGTAGGTCGAGGGCGCACATCCCTCCGGAGGCTCTTTTTTATTCCTTTGTCAGGCAAATTTATTGTTGAAACATGCAAAAATCATTTTCTTTTTTATGGCTAAATTTTTAAGCAAGCTGTTGTTTCTTTTCTATTTATGGAAAAAGCTTTCTTTTCAGAAAGGTATGCGGCAATCGGAGGAAGGATTTTAGAATCAGAGCTTAAGCAGTCAATCCGCGTTAACACAACTAAGATAAAAACAGAGGAACTTATAAGACGGCTTGAGAAGAAAGGAGTTTCATTTGAGAGAATTCCCTTTGTTTCCTACGGATTCTTTTATCGGAGCAGGTTTTCGCTTGGCTCAACGTCGGAGTATCTTATGGGCTATTACTATCTTCATGAGGCAGCCTCAATGCTTCCCGTAATTGTTCTTGACCCAAAAGAGGATGAGCTTGTTCTGGATATGTGCGCTGCTCCCGGCTCAAAGACAACGCAGCTGAGCCAGCTTATGAATAATAATGGAATTATCATTGCAGTTGACAAGAACAAAGAGAGGATTGCTGCCCTTATGAATAATCTTGAAAGGCTCGGATGCAGCAATGTTTTCGTGTTCAACGAGGATGCCCTTAAGTTCAGCCCTCATCTTAAATTTGACAAGATTCTCCTGGACGCCCCATGCTCAGGAAACTATGCCACAGACAGGAGCTGGTTTGCAAAAAGGGACTTGCCAGGAATAAAAAACAATTCTGAAACCCAAAAAAAGCTCATTGAAAAGGCATTTTCGCTTTTGAAAGAGAATGGTGCTTTAGTGTATTCCACATGCTCGCTTGAGCCAGAAGAAGATGAGGAAGTAGTTGATTTTGCGCTTAAGAATTTTTCATTTCATCTTGAGGAAACCGGGCTTTCAACAGGAAGCCCAGGAGTAACATCCTTTGAAGGTAAGGATTTTGACAATTCATTGAAGCTTTCAAGGCGGCTATGGCCGTTCAAGGCAAAAACCCAGGGTTTTTTCATAGCAAAACTGAGGCGTTTCGCATGAGCGAAAATCCTGATTTTCAGAGGAATTATGAAAGGGCTATGCTTAAATTCATAGGAAGCCTTGGCTCAAAAAAGCCTGGGCGCATTTTTCACGAAAGGATTTCCAGCGCATCAGGAAAAGATGAAGATGGAGAGCTTATTGTCCTTGGAAATGACATCTTCCTCTCAAAGAAAAGCTCGTTTGTTCTGTCTGAAAAATTCAACCTTGATGCCCTCTCCTACTGCGGCTCCAGGCGCGGAAGCATAAGAAAGGGAAATTTTATTCCGGGCCCGAATTTCCTTAACGACCTTATCCCCTTTATTGATGAGCTTAATTATGTTGTTGTGAATGACAAGAGCGAGTGGCTGTTTTTGTGCGGCAGGGATGTTTTTAGGAACGGGATAATCAAAAAGAGCATTTTATCATATGGAAATGCCCTCGTGCTTAATTCAAGAAGGGAGTGCCTGGGCTATGGGAAAATAGAGGAGAAGGGAAGCCTTTTCCTTAGGAATGTTTTTGATATCGGCGACTTTCTCAGAAGGGAAAGAAAAAATTCTGAAAAATAGTTTATTTTTTTTCCTTGGGCTTATTGCGGTTTATTATGCTGATTATGTCATACCTGAGAAGGCTGCTCTCTGCCCGCAGGAGCTTTATTTCCTCAGTCTGCTTTGAATAAACCTCCTTCAGCTCGGAATTCATCTCATCCAATGATGCAGTTACTATTATGAGGAGCACCACAACCATCCACAGAAGGCTTATTGACAGAATCTCCGAGACAAAGCTCTTGTTTGCCGAGAGCCAGCTTATGAATGCCACGCCTATCATCATGACAATCACACCTAACCCTATTATCCTTTTTGAGAGTGAGCCTATTGCCTCGCCTTTCATAGAATACCACCCCTTTTTTTAAAATGATTAATGACTGAAATAAGTGCGGTAATGATTTAAATTTTTCCATAAAATTCCTAAAACTCAGTCAGTTTTTTTGTTTCAGAGGAATTCTTGACAATGGTTGTCTTCCCCTCTTTTCCGCCTTCAATCTTCTCAATGTTCACAAACTTTCCCTGCTCCAGCTTGGCTATTCTCCTTTGAAATGTCTTGTATGTGTATTTTCCTCCGCCGTCAGTGTAAATCTTGTAGAGCTCGCCTATTTTCTTCCCTGAATTGTTCTTGACTATGTCCATTATGGTTTTCTCGTCTTCTCCAAGCGCTTCTTTTTCTTTAACGTAGAATTCGTCAAGCTTATTTATTGCGTTTTTCACATGGTCAAGCCTTATTTCCTTTGAAGCCATGTCCTCTGCAGAGTTTGCAGCTTCCTTCATGAGATAGAGCCCTGCCCTAACGTCGCCAAGCTCAAACGCCTTTGCAGTTATGAGGCTAAAAGCGTCATCTTTCCAGACATTAGGGTAGAATGCAGATTCGCTTCTCTCTTTTAAAATCTGTTTCATCTCTTCGGGATTATACTGCCTGAATTCCAGAACTTCTGCAGTCAGCCTTGACTTTATCCTTGCGTCCAGGCTTATGATGTTTTCCCTTGAATTTGTTATAAGTATCACTGCCTTTCGGTATATTTCCTCAAGAGCAAGGTAGAGGAAATCCATATCTTCTGCCTTGTCAATCTCGTCAAAAACAAAGACAGCAGCCTTCTTGTTTACAATGTCTCTTGCAATGTCAAAGAGCTCCTCTGTCTTTTTGTTCATAGTGAACTTGTATCCGAGAATATCGCACATCTCAAGCGCAATCTTGTATGTTGTGTTGTGCTTCCAGCAGTTTATGTAAATTGTGTATATTT contains the following coding sequences:
- a CDS encoding signal recognition particle protein Srp54 — encoded protein: MLDKLGDSLKGILKRISQSIFVDEKLINELVKEIQRALLQADVDVQLVFSLSKKIKERALKEEAAGLTQREHLINVVYEELVSFLGGEGAKIDIKKKNFKIMLVGLYASGKTTQAGKLARFFQKRGHNVALIQTDTYRAAGFEQLFQLGKSIGVPVFGDPKIKDSIAIYKKFEQELKKFDLVIVDTAGRDALSKELISEIKELYNYVAPDENLLVISADIGQTAKFQAEQFHENCRVTGVIVTKLEGTAKGGGALSACAATGTPVKFVGIGEKIEDIEEFNPKGFVSRMLGMGDLEALLEKAKEAISENEAEDMKKKLMKGDFSLLDLYEQMQAVRKMGPLSSIMNMIPGMGQMSIPKEMMNVQEDKLKGWRFIMDSMTREELLEPEVIDVSRIERISRGSGVSIKGIRELLKQYKQSRKLVKMLKGGSPKSMEQMVKKMGGMKGMKFK
- a CDS encoding NOL1/NOP2/sun family putative RNA methylase: MEKAFFSERYAAIGGRILESELKQSIRVNTTKIKTEELIRRLEKKGVSFERIPFVSYGFFYRSRFSLGSTSEYLMGYYYLHEAASMLPVIVLDPKEDELVLDMCAAPGSKTTQLSQLMNNNGIIIAVDKNKERIAALMNNLERLGCSNVFVFNEDALKFSPHLKFDKILLDAPCSGNYATDRSWFAKRDLPGIKNNSETQKKLIEKAFSLLKENGALVYSTCSLEPEEDEEVVDFALKNFSFHLEETGLSTGSPGVTSFEGKDFDNSLKLSRRLWPFKAKTQGFFIAKLRRFA
- a CDS encoding AAA family ATPase, which encodes MGIFKEILGNNETLFKNPVALDYDYIPKMIPFRENEQHQIASCIKPLFQKRNGRNIFIFGEPGIGKTVACKHILQELEDETDEIYTIYINCWKHNTTYKIALEMCDILGYKFTMNKKTEELFDIARDIVNKKAAVFVFDEIDKAEDMDFLYLALEEIYRKAVILITNSRENIISLDARIKSRLTAEVLEFRQYNPEEMKQILKERSESAFYPNVWKDDAFSLITAKAFELGDVRAGLYLMKEAANSAEDMASKEIRLDHVKNAINKLDEFYVKEKEALGEDEKTIMDIVKNNSGKKIGELYKIYTDGGGKYTYKTFQRRIAKLEQGKFVNIEKIEGGKEGKTTIVKNSSETKKLTEF